The following DNA comes from Leptospira neocaledonica.
ATTTACGAGAAGTACTTCCATCCGCCTGCTGAAACGCTTCAAATATGGACATCTGTTTTTCTTCCGGGATACCTATTCCAGTGTCAGAGACGGATATTATAATTTTCTGATATCCATCCGGCCGGACTTCCAAGGCGATTTTTCCTTTTTCGGTAAACTTTAATGCATTCGACAGTAAATTTTTGAGAATCTGATTCAAACGTAGAGAATCCGTAGAAATATACTCTGGGCAATCCTCGGATACAAAACCGATTAGACTCAATTGTTTTTTATCCGCCTGATGTTTGAAATCTTTGAGTAAGGAATCCACGAATTTGCGGACGGAGACCTTTTCCAAATTAACCTGCATTTTCCCGGATTCAATTTTAGAAAGATCTAATACTTCATTGATAAGGACTAATAAATCCTGACCACTTTTATAAATAATATTCGCACTTTCCACCTGATCGGAACTCAGGTTCTTTTTATTGTTTTCCGAAAGATCCTTGGACAGAATCAAAAGACTATTCAATGGAGTCCGAAGTTCGTGAGACATATTGGCCAAAAATTCGGATTTGTATTTGCTGCTGATCTCCAATTGTTTACTTTTTTGTTCTATATCTAATCTTGCATTCTCTACTTCTTTATTTTTAATTTCCAAAGCCTGGGTCTGTTCTTCCAACTCTTCGTTTGTGATCCTAAGTTCTTCTTGTTGCTGTTTTAAGATCTGGGTCTGTTCCTCCAGTTCCTCGTTCATTTGTTTTAGTTCTTCCTGCTGGGATTGCAGTTCTTCGCTCTGCACCTGTGTCTCTTCCAATAATGTTTGGATCTTTTTCCTGGAAATTGCAGAGTTAAGACTGATCCCCACATTCTCCATACAGGATCTTAAGAACTCCAACTCGGTCCCGGTAAACTTAGAAAGTTTTCCGATCTCGATCACTCCGAGTGTTTGGCCTTCGAATAGAAATGGAATCAGGAACAGATCGGTGGGTTTAGTATTTAAAAAGGAGGATTGGATCTTAATATGATCCTCATGTACATCGGTAACCAACATTTCTTTTTGTTGGGAAGCGACTTGTCCTACCAGACCTTCCTTTAAGGAAAAATAATCCGCCAGTTTTCCTCCGGTAAACGCATATTCGCCGGTCAATTTCAGCGACTTGTCTTTTTCATCGGAAAGATAAATGGCCCCTATTTGAGCTCTCAAATATTCTCCAAAGAAGTTCACTATACTTTGGGCAAGGCCCTCAATTGTCTGGTCCCCTCTTAACCCTTCGTTCAATCGATTCTGGCCTTGGGTCAACCAAATATGTTTTTCATTTTCGGATGTAGTGGAACGAAGGGATTGAGTCATCTTTAGTAACGAGAGCCCAAGGGAATCCTTTTCGGATTTCGGCCGAAAAACCACATTATAATCACCGGATGCTACGGTATTTGCATTATGCGCTACTTCTTTGAAACTTTCGTTAATATTCACCAAAGAATCGAAAATCAGCCTTAATTCGTCTTCATTAGAATCTTCCAATATTTGGTCAGAAAATTCTCTGCTTGCGATTTTTTCCGCCTCGTTTGCGATAAAGTAGATCCTATCTGTTATACTCCTTACAATCCAGAAAGACACAGCAATCACGATCACTACACACGAAATGACTAAAAATACCAAAAAGGAGAAGGTATATTCGAAATCCCCAATATTCTTCTTTTTCTCAAACTCCATTAGTTTTTCGTTCCGCTCCACAATCCTGGCGAATTGTTTCATAGCAGTATCTCTTACTATCAATGCGGGCCCTGCAGATATCGCAAATGCCTGATCATTAACATTCTTTAACGCAAGAGTTACAATCTCATCCTGGTATTTTCGCAATTGTTTCCAGGAAGTTTTGAATTCTTCCAACAAAACCTTTCCCTCTGCATCGGAGAGCTCGTTTAATTGTAACATTTTGTCGTCCACGGTATCAGCGGCTTTCAGAAAACGATCCCTAAAATAAAGCATCTGTTCCGTACGTCTTTCGATGATGACATTTTTTTCGTGACGAGTAGAATCCAATAAAGCGATCATGATCTCGTTGGATAGATTCACTCTTTTGGCAGAGCCATCCACAATCCTTTGCAATCTCATATTC
Coding sequences within:
- a CDS encoding response regulator; translation: MTIRTKLFIGFSLLLSIFVGTSIFVIDKLSESNMRLQRIVDGSAKRVNLSNEIMIALLDSTRHEKNVIIERRTEQMLYFRDRFLKAADTVDDKMLQLNELSDAEGKVLLEEFKTSWKQLRKYQDEIVTLALKNVNDQAFAISAGPALIVRDTAMKQFARIVERNEKLMEFEKKKNIGDFEYTFSFLVFLVISCVVIVIAVSFWIVRSITDRIYFIANEAEKIASREFSDQILEDSNEDELRLIFDSLVNINESFKEVAHNANTVASGDYNVVFRPKSEKDSLGLSLLKMTQSLRSTTSENEKHIWLTQGQNRLNEGLRGDQTIEGLAQSIVNFFGEYLRAQIGAIYLSDEKDKSLKLTGEYAFTGGKLADYFSLKEGLVGQVASQQKEMLVTDVHEDHIKIQSSFLNTKPTDLFLIPFLFEGQTLGVIEIGKLSKFTGTELEFLRSCMENVGISLNSAISRKKIQTLLEETQVQSEELQSQQEELKQMNEELEEQTQILKQQQEELRITNEELEEQTQALEIKNKEVENARLDIEQKSKQLEISSKYKSEFLANMSHELRTPLNSLLILSKDLSENNKKNLSSDQVESANIIYKSGQDLLVLINEVLDLSKIESGKMQVNLEKVSVRKFVDSLLKDFKHQADKKQLSLIGFVSEDCPEYISTDSLRLNQILKNLLSNALKFTEKGKIALEVRPDGYQKIIISVSDTGIGIPEEKQMSIFEAFQQADGSTSRKYGGTGLGLSISRELAKILGGYIGLESKINQGSTFSLSIPVEIKKENGTVHSEGEVPLTEQRPSSVPKEARFIDSPSAEDDREIISENDKVVLIIEDDLKFASVLIKQAHDKDFKCLSASTGEDGLILAEKHLPNAIILDLNLPGINGHTVLNELKSNPKVRHIPVHVISGNEYSIDPIKEGAVEYLVKPVNKRELEEAFNRIENFINRKMKNLLIIEDDDNSRIAMRKLIGNGDVKCFEASNGKDAIKAYQENYFDCIVLDIGLPDMSGFELIYELEKTKGQAMPPIIIYTGKELTREENAELQKYAESIIIKGVKSEERLLDETALFLHRTISKLPEGKQKIINNLYDKEAIFQKKKVLLVDDDMRNVFALSKILKDRGMEVFKADNGKTALSSLDSQQEMDIVLMDIMMPEMDGYETMRRIRSEKRYDRLPIIALTAKAMKDDRQKCIDAGANDYISKPVDVERLLSLMRVWLSR